The following DNA comes from Miscanthus floridulus cultivar M001 chromosome 5, ASM1932011v1, whole genome shotgun sequence.
gtgtatgcatgacaaaagattaaacatgcaaatgtaaACCTAGACAtgaaaaaggaactagatgctaattgagattgtaAGAATTGAATCTTGATATCAATTGTAAGAAATTACATCTAGTTACCTAGCATGGGGAGGAAAATTTGGGTTTATAGTATTCACtgacccacttggcaattactttGTCCTATAATGATGCACCCCTTGAAATGCACACATACTttgtcaagtctccaaattcttcGAAGTCCATTAGacatctcacttccctttcgggatccaaaccttcttggtgctctttatgttggaaatgatctccctCCTACGCTTCCTCCATTGCTACCCTGTGCTCCCTAGTGACTCGCCTCTCGCTCCCCCAACCGACAACGGTTGGGCTCCAACGAGGTTGGTCgttcctcctctggatctgagccctcctcctccgccgcctcctccggATCTGAGGGACGCGTCGGTGGCTAGGGTTTTGGCAATCTCTGGGGTCCTATTCCATTCTCCCTCCAGCGAGCTCGAAGGTAATGGGCTAGGGGCTGGAGCAGCCAGCACCTCGAACCCATCCCCTTGCTGTTGGTACGTTCTTGTCGTTTCTCCGTGTTGTAATGGGGTTTTTGGATAttgcaacagatgattttcgAATGTTGCAATAGGTGATTCATGTGTTGCACAAAAGAGAGTTCTAATGTTGAGATTGTATTTTCCCCCCTAATGTTGCAACTTGTGAGTTTTAACTTTTCCTACGTGTTGTGGCAAGCGATTTTAATCGTTGAAATTACATTTTTCAATTGTTGCAACACTGAAAGGTGATTTGAGATGTTTCCATTTTTCATGTTTCATGGGTgattttgcgatgttgcagtactACTGTTTGAGATGTTACAGTatataattttcgatgttgcagtatatAATTTTTTAggttgcactacatagttttgtGATGTTGCAGTTTTATATtccgatgttgcactacatagtttacATAATTTTGCGATGTTGCACTTGAAAGTGTTTCGTGCTCTTGGGATATGGGCGGGTGGGGAAGGAGCGGTGGGGAACGGGACGCGATGGGGAACGGGGACAAGGGCATGGTGGGAGACAGGGGCGTGATGGGGAACAAGGACAGGGGCGCGGCAGGGCCGGGCCGCGCGCGAGTGGCGTGGGATGGGCCGCTGTGACTAGCGTGGGTGGACGCTCCTGTCCGAATTTGGTTCGCTCGTATTGTTTCTGAATTAAATTGTTACGTGAATTGGTTGGGATCGGATGATTCCAGTTACGACAATCGAACGGTCCCAAATGAGTCCGGACACGCGCTTACGCTCGACGTCCCGGCGCTAGGTGCGTCGTTAATGGAATGTAAGGCTGTCTCCAATGGATGACTCATATggagacccaaacccaaaatggggtCGTGGATGGTACTGTATCGGTCTCCAACAGAATACCTATATGCGAGACGTATTTTGGGTTACAgtagaggcacaacccaaatatgagtatcctctcttctagagactcatttgcagaaagggttATCTTTTAGGTTCCGTTATTAGAGAAGAttaaaaataggtattgaactcTTTATCAGCGGTAACCAAATATGGAatggattttgtatttattttaacgttgttggagatagtctgagGTTACTTAAACAAGGTACTCCGTGAAAGCCAACCGTTGAGACGCCGCAACTATGCGCACCTGCTGTCTTGCGTATAAAATGGTCGGCCTTTCACCATGCCAAGTGTTCTTTCTCTTCCCTCAGTCTGCGACTAGGCGGCGGTGGGCGGGCCAAGTTCCCTTTCTCTTCTCTCAGTCTGCGACTAGGCGGCGGCGACCTTCACGCACGAACCTTCGCCGCCTACCCGCGCTTCGCCAATTCGGTGACGGTGAGTCCCGCTCTTGCCCGCTTGTTTTTTGCGGTTTTCTCCCAATCTTTTCCCGAAAAAATCGTCGAATTTTTTAACTCTATGATGCTATGACTATGATGGTAGCGCGCTTGGGCTCAGATCGCGTCTTGTGGTGGCGTTAGCTCCAGATCGGGGTGACTGCAGCCGGATCTGTGAGCTGCAGGGGTTAAAATGTCTTAAAAGTGCAGTTAGGGTTTGGGGGGCGGTGGTTCTCGGCTGTTGTTTTGGTTCAGATCTGTCGCGTTTTCGAGAATTCTCGGGGTGTATGGGCTTCGAATTTTGTTAGCTCTCTGTTGTGCGATGTACCAGTACTAGGAATTGGAATTTATGCACGGATGTGTTTGTCTTAGTCGAGAATACCTCTTTCAAAATTGCCAACTGTTTTCTCTCGAGGTCATATTTTCCAACTGCGTTTTTTGGGCTGCTGTTGCAGGTGAATTGCGGTCTAAgcaaaagaaaaaggaaggatCTTTCTCCTGACTTCGGAATTTTGGACAAGGTAAGAAAGTGTATAATCGTGCATACTCTGTGTTTGTTTCTTGGTGGCGATTGCAATTAGCCTTAGCTTCTCCTAGTGATAACCTTCATGCTTGTGCAGTGTCTGCTCGTATTACTGTCATTTCGAAATATAGGATGTTGGGAGTTAAAATTAATTAGAAGTCTGTGTCTCTTTTGCTGCACCCAGATTCATAAGCATAATCATGTTTAAGAGCCAATTTTCATTTATCAAGGGCAACTGATTTTGGTCTACCGTATCTTTCTCACAGAAGTAATTTTTTAGGATATTGCGTATAATTGTGATACCTGTGAGATCCCTTTTGTTAACATAGTTTTTTGAGCTTGGAATCTTAGAAGCCATCTAGCTTTGAACATGATTGATTGGCCACTCTCCATAGGAAGTTGACTTGAACAAAAAGTGAACTGCATGAGTATTATCTGAGAATACTTTGGTTACATGTGAGGCTTAAACTAGCTCAAAGTGCCTCCAAGTAATTTATTGTTAGGAATTAATTCACCACATTTTGTTATGTTTGTACATGGAAGTTTGTTGTCGACAGCTTTCAATGTATCTGATTAGATTTACATCTTTACTATTGTGTTATTTAGTTTCAGTCGTTCAAAAAACTAACAGTGTTTTTGTCTCTTCTATGAGATGCACTTCCTTGCATCATTTCACGTCCCTACAGGTTTTGTGCTATCTGATTTTTTGGGATGGATGCCAAAAGGTTCCTGCAGCTGGTTgaggagaagaaaagaaggatCCTTGAGAAGAAAGAAGCCCCACTAAAGTGGGAGCAGAAGCTAGAAGCAGCAGCTAAGGCCAAGGCTGATGAAGAAGCAAAGGCGAAGAAGCTAAAATCAAGAAAGCACAGGAGGAGAAGAGATTCTTTCTCAGACTCTGATAGTGACTATGACAGCGATGTTGATCGGAAACACAGGAAGAGGAAGGACCACAGAAGGAACAATAAGCATGAGCATTCCGACTCTGATGATGCCAGGAGACGCAAGCGTAGACCCAGAAGGAGTACTGACTCAAGTGATGAGAGCGACAGTGAATATGAGAGCAGGTCTGAAGAAGAACGTCCAAGGAAGAAGCGCTCACACAAAAGAAGGCATCACCGACACTCTTCAAGGTCAGACTCTGAAGACTACAGCAGCGACGAGGAAGGACAGAAATCTGCCAAGGACCATTCTCAGAGCCGCAGACGCCACCATCGGTCATCCGATGATGACTCAGACAAGGTCAAGTCGAGACATGGGAAGCGTATGAGATCAAGTGACGAGGATGCAAGGTCAGATTCCAACAGCCATAAGCATCTCAGGAGCCAATCCTTGGAGTCATCAGATGATAGAGATGTTAGTGAATCAGAGAAGATGAGAAATGGCAGAAGGTCTCACAAGAATGGCCACCGTCACCTCCATCACCGTCACCATCGGCACCACCATGGAAGACAGAGTAACTCTGAAGAACCTAATGACAAGAGGCAAGTACTGAAAGATGGCCAGAGGGCCCTTGGAAGTGACAGCGCAAACTGAAGATACCCCGAAAGATCGATTTTTCGTTCGTGATGTTCTCAGTTAATAATTGTTGTCAAGGACAGAAAGATCAATTTTTCGTTCCTGATGTTCTCCGTTAATTGTTTTTGTGCTGATAACATATTTCTTCGATTTGTGCTATGAAACGTTAGAAGATACCCTGAAAGATCGATTTTTCGTTCGTGATGTTCTCAGTTAATAATTGTTGTCAAGGACAGAAAGATCAATTTTTCGTTCCTGATGTTCTCCGTTAATTGTTTTTGTGCTGATAACATATTTCTTCGATTTGTGCTATGAAACGTTAGAAGATATTTGCTGGCTTGGAAAATTTGGTAATACTGAGTTAACAATGAAGCGTGATTTTTTTTATCTACGCATTTGGTTAGCTGTCCGACCTCCGAAGGTTGAAGTCCATTTACTGTATCCACTACAATCTGATACTCAACGCTGCcttccaaaataaaaatctcctaCTTCACAAGctcccaaaataaaaatctccctCTCCACAAGCTGCCAATCACAAGCCGCACAGTCCACTTTCACTCTCCCGAGTCCTACGGTCAAAGCACCGCCCACTGATGGCATCTCAGCCCACTCAATCGTGGTCTAAACCCTGACGACTCGCCATAGCCCACCGTCGCTCTCATCTCCTCCGTGGCTGCACCCCAGCCCTCATTTGTCCCCCGTCTCTTGCTCATCCTCATTGTGGCCCTCGCGCGCCACCACAGCCTTCGTCCTGCTTCGCCCGCCCCTCACCATTGTGACCGCGGCGTCCGCTGCTATGCGGCCGCTCTCCAAGCTCCTCCAAGCTTGTGGTGTTGCTTATATCCTCGGATAGCTTCCGCTACGGGTACCGGTACAAGGTCCTCCCCATCCGCCGCCTTCATCGCCGCCACTGGcaccagtgtcatcctcatcacCTCCTCCTACGGCCAGAGACGACAAGGGTGTCGTGGCCGTGCCGTACTTCGCGACCACCTCGAGGCTCGCCAGACATGGTGGTCGCCGTCCACTAGAGTGTCGCGTCTGAcacgttgcaagcatatgtttcaagtgtttcatatgcatgttgcaagtgttttatgtggatgttgcaaaagtagatcgtgatgttgcatatgttacaatggttatacacgtatgttgcaagcatttgttccaaatgttttcagctggttcagacgtat
Coding sequences within:
- the LOC136451736 gene encoding uncharacterized protein, which gives rise to MDAKRFLQLVEEKKRRILEKKEAPLKWEQKLEAAAKAKADEEAKAKKLKSRKHRRRRDSFSDSDSDYDSDVDRKHRKRKDHRRNNKHEHSDSDDARRRKRRPRRSTDSSDESDSEYESRSEEERPRKKRSHKRRHHRHSSRSDSEDYSSDEEGQKSAKDHSQSRRRHHRSSDDDSDKVKSRHGKRMRSSDEDARSDSNSHKHLRSQSLESSDDRDVSESEKMRNGRRSHKNGHRHLHHRHHRHHHGRQSNSEEPNDKRQVLKDGQRALGSDSAN